A genome region from Nycticebus coucang isolate mNycCou1 chromosome 4, mNycCou1.pri, whole genome shotgun sequence includes the following:
- the KCNIP3 gene encoding calsenilin isoform X2 produces the protein MLPGQVDPVQRSPSGLSSDSELELSTVRHQPEGLDQLQAQTKFTKKELQSLYRGFKNECPTGLVDEDTFKLIYSQFFPQGDATTYAHFLFNAFDADGNGAIRFEDFVVGLSILLRGTVHEKLKWAFNLYDINKDGYITKEEMLAIMKSIYDMMGRHTYPILREDAPMEHVERFFQKMDRNQDGVVTIDEFLETCQKVGGTGRLGRPIVLSVSAQRRVVNGSHPIPYPDPPCSCPVPAPPPGHCIQAPVSLFCLIIPLSQTHPLLPAHSTLCTYPQYTVPKHFPYSLSRSADVGPAGG, from the exons CAGTGACAGTGAGCTGGAGCTGTCCACGGTACGCCACCAGCCAGAGGGGCTGGACCAGCTGCAAGCACAGACCAAGTTCACCAAGAAGGAGCTGCAGTCCCTCTACAGGGGCTTCAAGAAT GAGTGTCCCACGGGCCTGGTGGATGAAGACACCTTCAAACTCATCTACTCCCAGTTCTTCCCCCAGGGAG ATGCCACCACCTATGCACACTTCCTCTTCAATGCCTTTGATGCTGATGGGAACGGGGCCATCCGCTTTGAG GACTTCGTGGTCGGGCTTTCCATCCTGCTGCGAGGAACAGTCCATGAGAAGCTCAAGTGGGCCTTTAATCTCTATGACATTAACAAGGATGGCTACATCACCAAGGAG GAGATGCTGGCCATCATGAAGTCCATCTATGACATGATGGGCCGCCACACCTACCCCATCCTGCGGGAGGATGCACCCATGGAGCATGTGGAGCGGTTCTTCCAG AAAATGGACCGGAATCAGGATGGGGTAGTGACTATTGATGAATTCCTGGAGACCTGCCAAAAGGTAGGTGGCACTGGGAGGTTGGGCAGGCCCATAGTCCTCTCAGTCTCTGCTCAGAGGAGGGTGGTTAATGGCTCCCACCCAATCCCATACCCAGACCCTCCTTGCAGTTGTCCTGTGCCCGCCCCGCCTCCTGGGCATTGCATCCAAGCtccagtctcactcttttgtctGATTATACCCCTTTCCCAAACCCACCCCCTCCTGCCAGCCCATAGCACCCTCTGCACCTACCCCCAATACACCGTCCCTAAGCATTTCCCTTATAGCCTCTCAAGGAGTGCAGATGTGGGGCCAGCAGGAGGGTGA